Proteins from a single region of Noviherbaspirillum saxi:
- a CDS encoding acyl-CoA dehydrogenase family protein, with protein MNLAYTERQRAFRAEIRGWLSEHIPKTPLQSFDTAEGFAQHREWERTLHSGRWSMVTWPQALGGRGCDLIEWLIFEEEYWRAGAPLRVNQNGIFLLGPTLMDYGTQEQKARFLPRMASGEDVWAQGWSEPGAGSDMAAIRCTAVQDGDSYVVNGQKIWSTRAVWADWLFGLFRTAPESKRHHGLSFLLLPLRSPGITVRPIKQLNGQTGFAEIFFDNVRVPLENRLGAEGAGWQVAMATAGFERGLMLRSPARFQETARALAALYQQRKARDGGVDPVLGEAVARAWMDAEAYALSTYATACRLQKGGHIGAESSTNKVFWSELDVRMHETALRLAGPFAELTGGAPLAVDHGHWLEGFMFAQSGPIYAGTNEIQRNIIAERMLGMPRS; from the coding sequence ATGAACCTTGCATACACCGAACGGCAGCGCGCATTCCGCGCCGAGATCCGAGGCTGGCTGTCCGAACATATCCCGAAGACGCCGCTGCAAAGCTTCGATACCGCTGAAGGTTTTGCCCAGCACCGCGAATGGGAACGCACATTGCATTCCGGACGCTGGAGCATGGTGACCTGGCCGCAAGCCTTGGGCGGACGCGGCTGTGACCTGATCGAGTGGCTGATCTTTGAAGAGGAATACTGGCGCGCGGGCGCGCCGCTGCGTGTGAACCAGAACGGCATCTTCCTGCTCGGCCCGACGCTGATGGACTATGGCACACAGGAACAGAAAGCCCGCTTTTTGCCGCGCATGGCGTCCGGCGAAGACGTGTGGGCCCAGGGCTGGTCGGAGCCGGGCGCCGGTTCCGACATGGCGGCGATCCGCTGTACCGCGGTCCAGGATGGCGACAGCTACGTGGTGAACGGCCAAAAGATCTGGTCGACCCGCGCAGTGTGGGCAGACTGGCTGTTCGGATTGTTTCGCACCGCACCGGAATCCAAACGCCATCACGGGCTGTCGTTCCTGTTGCTGCCTTTGCGTTCGCCGGGCATCACAGTGCGGCCGATCAAGCAACTCAACGGCCAGACCGGATTTGCGGAAATCTTTTTCGACAACGTGCGCGTACCGCTGGAAAACCGCCTCGGCGCAGAGGGCGCCGGCTGGCAGGTCGCAATGGCGACCGCCGGTTTCGAGCGTGGACTAATGCTGCGTTCGCCGGCGCGTTTTCAGGAAACCGCGCGTGCATTGGCCGCGCTGTACCAGCAGCGCAAGGCGCGCGACGGCGGCGTCGACCCGGTGCTGGGAGAAGCGGTTGCCCGCGCCTGGATGGACGCGGAGGCCTATGCGCTATCGACCTATGCCACCGCATGCCGCTTGCAGAAGGGCGGCCACATCGGCGCCGAATCGAGCACCAACAAGGTGTTCTGGTCGGAACTCGACGTTCGCATGCATGAAACCGCGCTGCGTCTTGCCGGGCCGTTCGCCGAGTTGACCGGCGGTGCGCCGCTGGCAGTGGATCACGGTCATTGGCTGGAAGGCTTTATGTTCGCGCAATCGGGACCGATCTACGCCGGCACCAATGAAATCCAGCGCAACATCATCGCCGAACGCATGCTCGGCATGCCGCGTTCGTAA
- a CDS encoding enoyl-CoA hydratase family protein, whose amino-acid sequence MSKPFHTKVADGIAELVIDHAPVNALDCAGWHALAAELDALGCDERVRVIVLRGEGRGFCAGVDIKELAAHPERIVDVNAGNYASFRAVHRNPKPVIAAVHGFVLGGGIGLSGAADIVIASECARFGVPEIDRGAMGGGAHLQRLFPVQKVRWMYFTGLMIDAAEAYRLGGIERVVPRAQLREVAMETARAIATKSPEMLRLAKESLNGVEDGNLEDKYRWEQGFTLQAYMSLDSGEARSAFVEKRAANFSAAATNGA is encoded by the coding sequence ATGAGTAAGCCATTCCATACAAAGGTCGCGGACGGCATTGCCGAACTGGTGATCGACCATGCGCCGGTCAACGCGCTCGATTGCGCCGGCTGGCATGCGCTGGCGGCGGAACTCGACGCGCTGGGCTGCGACGAGCGCGTGCGTGTGATCGTGTTGCGCGGCGAAGGGCGCGGCTTTTGCGCCGGGGTCGACATCAAAGAGCTGGCGGCGCACCCGGAGCGCATCGTTGATGTCAACGCCGGCAACTATGCATCGTTTCGCGCGGTGCACCGCAATCCGAAACCGGTGATCGCGGCGGTGCACGGTTTCGTGCTCGGCGGCGGTATCGGCCTGTCCGGCGCCGCTGACATCGTGATCGCTTCCGAGTGCGCGCGCTTCGGCGTGCCGGAAATCGACCGTGGCGCAATGGGCGGCGGTGCGCACCTGCAACGCCTGTTTCCCGTGCAAAAGGTGCGCTGGATGTATTTCACCGGCCTGATGATCGATGCCGCCGAAGCCTACCGCCTGGGCGGCATCGAGCGCGTGGTGCCGCGCGCGCAATTGCGCGAGGTCGCGATGGAAACCGCGCGCGCCATCGCCACCAAGAGTCCCGAGATGCTGCGTCTGGCGAAGGAATCGCTGAACGGTGTCGAAGACGGCAACCTGGAAGACAAATACCGCTGGGAACAGGGCTTTACCTTGCAGGCGTACATGAGCCTGGATTCCGGCGAAGCGCGCAGCGCGTTTGTCGAAAAGCGCGCCGCGAATTTTAGTGCCGCAGCAACGAACGGAGCGTAA
- a CDS encoding NAD(P)H-dependent flavin oxidoreductase: MSAPSFLQTSLCTLLGCHYPIVQTAMGWVADARLVAATGNAGGFGFLAGATIEPERLEAEIRKVKELSDAPFGLNFHMFQPNAQDAVELAIKYRLRAVSYGRGPDKATIRRLKDAGVICMPTVGAVKHAVKAVEMGADVVTVQGGEGGGHTGAVPTTILLPQVLDAVKVPVVAAGGFFDGRGLAAALAYGAAGIAMGTRFLMSTESPVPPATLQHYLAANDAATIRVSHAIDGLPQRMLDNVYLAQLEQACGLRRLLLALRTAQQWRRHTGMSMAQMFGVAVKALRTGDTGVAQTLMAANAPVLIQRAMVDGVPDEGVLPSGQAAAAINRIESVNELIERIAAVAEQRLAVLAAGSAGVPSATNQTQKENA, encoded by the coding sequence ATGAGCGCGCCTTCTTTTTTGCAAACCTCGCTGTGTACGCTGCTCGGCTGTCATTACCCGATCGTACAGACCGCGATGGGCTGGGTGGCCGATGCGCGGCTGGTCGCGGCGACCGGCAATGCCGGCGGTTTCGGTTTCCTGGCCGGCGCGACCATCGAACCGGAGCGCCTGGAGGCGGAAATCCGCAAGGTGAAGGAACTCAGCGATGCGCCGTTCGGCCTCAATTTCCATATGTTCCAGCCCAATGCGCAGGACGCGGTCGAACTGGCCATCAAATACCGGCTGCGTGCGGTCAGCTACGGACGCGGGCCTGACAAGGCGACGATCCGGCGACTGAAAGACGCGGGCGTGATCTGCATGCCTACCGTGGGTGCGGTCAAGCATGCGGTCAAGGCCGTGGAAATGGGTGCCGACGTAGTCACCGTGCAAGGTGGAGAAGGCGGCGGTCATACCGGCGCGGTGCCGACCACGATCCTGTTGCCGCAGGTGCTGGATGCGGTCAAGGTGCCGGTCGTGGCTGCCGGCGGATTCTTCGACGGGCGCGGACTGGCCGCAGCGCTGGCCTACGGCGCTGCCGGTATTGCGATGGGAACGCGTTTCCTGATGAGCACGGAATCGCCGGTGCCGCCTGCCACGCTGCAACACTATTTGGCCGCGAATGACGCCGCGACCATACGCGTATCGCATGCGATCGATGGCTTGCCGCAGCGCATGCTCGACAACGTTTATCTGGCACAGCTGGAGCAGGCCTGCGGCCTGCGACGTCTGCTGCTTGCCTTGCGCACCGCGCAGCAATGGCGTCGCCATACCGGTATGAGCATGGCGCAAATGTTCGGCGTTGCAGTAAAGGCATTGCGCACCGGTGACACAGGCGTCGCGCAGACGCTGATGGCCGCGAATGCGCCGGTATTGATTCAACGCGCAATGGTCGACGGCGTGCCCGATGAGGGCGTGCTGCCGAGCGGCCAGGCCGCCGCTGCCATCAATCGCATCGAATCGGTCAATGAATTGATCGAACGCATCGCGGCAGTGGCTGAGCAGCGCCTCGCCGTGCTGGCTGCCGGCAGCGCCGGCGTGCCTTCCGCTACCAACCAAACACAGAAAGAAAATGCATGA
- a CDS encoding enoyl-CoA hydratase gives MAVDSAAAAEEVVQYMVEDGIATVTMHRPEYHNAQNSQMTYALDAAFRRAAADDEVKVIVLRGAGKHFSAGHDIGTPGRDINQSFERTSLWYDHVNKPGGEFLYAREQEVYLGMCRRWRELPKPTIAMVHGACVAGGLMLAWVCDLIVASEDAFFSDPVVRMGIPGVEYFAHPYELHPRIAKEFLFLGDRMNAQRAYQMGMVNRVVPRDFLEEETYCVARRIAQMPRLGLTLTKQAINHVEDLQGKRSAMDAAFAWHHFAHAHNELTSGDKLGGYDARSMAASQREQHGATPKKDDAA, from the coding sequence ATGGCAGTCGACAGCGCGGCAGCCGCCGAAGAGGTGGTGCAGTACATGGTGGAAGACGGCATCGCCACCGTGACGATGCACCGGCCCGAATACCACAATGCGCAGAATTCGCAGATGACCTACGCGCTGGATGCGGCATTCCGCCGCGCCGCTGCCGACGATGAGGTCAAGGTGATCGTGCTGCGCGGTGCCGGAAAGCATTTTTCTGCAGGCCATGACATCGGCACGCCTGGACGTGACATCAACCAGTCTTTCGAGCGTACTTCACTGTGGTACGACCATGTGAACAAGCCGGGCGGCGAATTCTTGTATGCCCGCGAACAGGAAGTCTATCTCGGCATGTGCCGGCGCTGGCGCGAGCTGCCGAAACCGACGATTGCAATGGTGCACGGCGCCTGTGTGGCCGGTGGATTGATGCTGGCCTGGGTATGCGATCTGATCGTCGCATCCGAAGATGCGTTCTTTTCCGACCCGGTGGTTCGCATGGGGATTCCGGGTGTTGAATACTTCGCGCATCCGTATGAGCTCCATCCGCGCATCGCAAAAGAATTCCTGTTTCTCGGCGATCGCATGAATGCGCAACGCGCCTACCAGATGGGGATGGTGAACCGTGTCGTGCCGCGCGACTTTCTCGAAGAGGAAACCTATTGCGTCGCACGTCGCATCGCGCAAATGCCGCGCCTCGGCTTGACACTGACTAAGCAGGCCATCAACCATGTCGAAGATTTGCAAGGCAAGCGCAGTGCGATGGATGCCGCGTTCGCCTGGCACCACTTCGCGCATGCTCACAATGAATTGACCAGCGGCGACAAACTAGGCGGCTACGACGCGCGTTCCATGGCGGCGTCGCAGCGCGAACAGCATGGCGCAACACCGAAAAAGGATGATGCGGCATGA
- a CDS encoding CoA-transferase subunit beta, with product MANDQHDITLAELLIVACAEGWRGDGELLASGIGTIPRLAAGLAKLTHSPELLLTDGEAYLIEEPIPLGPRPEGFTLQAAGWMPFARIFECVWGGYRHALTMPSQIDRYGQTNISCLGADYDRPKTQLLGARGYPGNSINHINSYLVTSHGPRVFVKGEVDMVAGVGYNPARRTPGMRGDFIDLRRIVTDLCVLDFEGPQHAMRVRSLHPGVHFDDVQAATGFELLRAPEMGVTPLPDATQLDIIRRLDPHNLRASALRNNPPALRAAPRAEVPA from the coding sequence ATGGCTAATGATCAACACGACATCACCCTGGCGGAATTATTGATTGTCGCCTGCGCCGAAGGCTGGCGCGGCGACGGCGAATTGCTCGCATCCGGCATCGGCACCATTCCGCGCCTGGCGGCAGGGCTGGCAAAGCTCACGCATAGCCCGGAACTGTTGCTTACCGATGGCGAAGCCTATCTGATCGAAGAACCGATCCCGCTCGGGCCGCGTCCCGAAGGTTTCACATTGCAAGCGGCCGGCTGGATGCCATTCGCACGCATCTTCGAATGCGTGTGGGGCGGCTACCGTCACGCGCTCACGATGCCCAGCCAGATCGACCGCTACGGGCAGACCAACATTTCCTGTCTCGGCGCGGACTATGACCGTCCGAAGACACAGTTGCTGGGCGCGCGCGGCTATCCCGGCAATAGCATCAACCACATCAATTCCTACCTGGTGACTTCGCATGGCCCGCGCGTATTCGTGAAGGGTGAAGTCGACATGGTGGCCGGCGTCGGCTACAACCCGGCGCGCCGCACGCCCGGCATGCGTGGCGATTTCATCGATCTGCGCCGCATCGTCACCGACTTGTGCGTTCTCGACTTCGAGGGGCCGCAGCATGCCATGCGGGTGCGTTCCTTGCATCCGGGCGTGCACTTCGACGACGTGCAGGCGGCAACCGGTTTCGAGTTGCTGCGCGCACCCGAGATGGGCGTCACGCCCTTGCCGGACGCGACCCAGCTGGACATCATCCGCCGTCTCGATCCGCACAACCTGCGTGCAAGCGCGCTACGCAACAATCCACCGGCACTGCGTGCCGCACCCCGCGCGGAGGTGCCGGCATGA
- a CDS encoding CoA transferase subunit A: MALNKQLGAQDLVAQLRDGMTIGIGGWGPRRKPMALVREILRSDLKDLTIVTYGGPEVGMLCAAGKVRKLVFGFVSLDAIPLEPYFRRAREAGGMDICELDEGMLQWGLRAAAMRLPFLPTRVGLASDVHARYPDFKTISSPYADGETLLAMPALHLDVALLHVDQCDRLGNSRILGPDPYFDDLFARAAKRCYVSCEQLHERLDLGEHGSTDAARANSFERYLVTGVVHAPGGAHPTSCAPHYGWDMKHLKQYCASAEQENGWQAYANDYLAGGESDYQARVGGAAHIGSLPVTAI; the protein is encoded by the coding sequence ATGGCATTGAACAAACAACTCGGCGCGCAGGATCTTGTCGCGCAACTGCGCGATGGCATGACCATCGGCATCGGTGGCTGGGGGCCGCGCCGCAAGCCGATGGCACTGGTGCGCGAAATCCTGCGCTCGGATCTGAAGGATCTCACCATTGTCACGTACGGCGGTCCGGAAGTCGGCATGCTGTGCGCCGCGGGCAAGGTAAGGAAACTGGTCTTCGGCTTCGTGTCGCTGGATGCGATTCCGCTCGAACCTTACTTCCGGCGCGCACGCGAAGCAGGCGGCATGGACATCTGCGAACTGGATGAAGGCATGCTGCAATGGGGTTTGCGCGCAGCGGCAATGCGCCTGCCCTTCCTTCCCACGCGCGTCGGCCTGGCCAGCGATGTGCATGCCAGGTATCCGGATTTCAAGACGATCAGCTCCCCGTATGCGGATGGCGAAACCTTGCTGGCGATGCCGGCCTTGCATCTCGACGTTGCGCTGTTGCATGTCGATCAATGCGATCGCCTCGGCAACAGCCGCATCCTCGGCCCCGATCCGTACTTCGACGACTTGTTCGCGCGTGCGGCCAAACGCTGCTATGTCAGCTGCGAACAATTGCATGAACGGCTCGACCTTGGCGAGCACGGCAGCACCGATGCCGCGCGTGCCAATTCTTTCGAGCGCTATCTGGTCACCGGCGTCGTGCATGCGCCGGGCGGCGCGCATCCGACCTCGTGCGCACCGCACTATGGCTGGGACATGAAACATCTGAAGCAGTACTGTGCCAGCGCCGAGCAGGAAAACGGCTGGCAGGCGTATGCAAATGACTATCTCGCCGGTGGCGAGTCCGACTACCAGGCACGCGTTGGCGGCGCCGCGCATATCGGCAGCTTGCCGGTGACGGCAATTTAA
- a CDS encoding VOC family protein — MIDIRGLGYIVVETTDASQWRHYGEQVLGMMAEDGPEGALYLKMDERAYRFAVLPGKRDRYFASGWEVADASAFAQAVQLLQKHEVQLGSAGDCALRRVQEMCWVTDPSGNRHEIFWGAKSDFRRFVSPIGVPEFITSDMGLGHVVLPAPDFDRTYGFLADVLGFRLSDIFRVRFTPDPNEPEKRIHFMHCNNSRHHSLAIFEMPVESGCVHAMVEVPSMDEVGRALDRVRTHGVKMSATLGRHCNDHMTSFYMKTPGGFDLEYGHGGLQVDWDKHSVYEATAVSLWGHDFSIGYQ; from the coding sequence ATGATCGACATTCGCGGTTTGGGCTATATCGTCGTCGAAACGACCGATGCGTCCCAATGGCGTCATTACGGCGAGCAGGTGCTCGGCATGATGGCGGAAGACGGGCCGGAGGGCGCGCTGTATCTGAAGATGGACGAGCGTGCATACCGTTTTGCGGTATTGCCGGGCAAGCGGGACCGCTATTTCGCGTCCGGCTGGGAAGTGGCCGATGCGAGCGCGTTCGCGCAAGCCGTGCAATTGCTACAAAAGCATGAAGTGCAGCTTGGCAGCGCCGGCGATTGCGCGTTGCGCCGTGTACAGGAGATGTGCTGGGTCACCGATCCGTCCGGTAATCGCCATGAAATTTTCTGGGGCGCCAAGTCCGATTTCCGTCGTTTTGTATCGCCCATCGGCGTGCCCGAGTTTATTACCAGCGACATGGGGCTGGGCCATGTGGTGCTGCCGGCACCGGACTTTGATAGGACCTACGGTTTCCTTGCCGACGTACTCGGCTTCCGTCTGTCCGATATTTTCCGTGTGCGCTTCACGCCTGATCCAAATGAGCCGGAAAAGCGTATCCATTTCATGCATTGCAATAACAGCCGGCACCATAGCCTCGCGATCTTCGAGATGCCGGTTGAAAGCGGCTGCGTGCATGCGATGGTCGAAGTGCCGTCGATGGATGAAGTCGGCCGCGCGCTGGACCGTGTGCGCACGCATGGCGTGAAGATGTCGGCGACGCTTGGGCGCCACTGCAACGACCACATGACTTCGTTCTACATGAAGACGCCGGGCGGCTTTGACCTTGAGTACGGTCACGGCGGTTTGCAGGTCGACTGGGACAAGCACAGCGTGTACGAAGCGACCGCAGTCAGTCTGTGGGGACATGATTTCAGCATCGGTTATCAATAA
- a CDS encoding FadD3 family acyl-CoA ligase, whose translation MSLSSLSFQDTTPCLLSTAVARWPDACAIDDGPTRLTYAGLDELRWRATRALIALGIRPGDRVGIWAPNIWEWIVAALAIHSAGAVLVPINTRMRGYEAADILDDSGARLLFCIGDFLGSYYPDLLAAHKPATLERVIVLRAREAGDDGWERFLEQGDRILQQEAQTRAEAVQPDDLSDLMFTSGTTGRPKGVMTAHGQNLRAIASWGNAVGLTAGERYLIVGPFFHAFGYKAGWLAALMHGVTIVPQQVFDAEAVLARIAGERINILPGPPTLYHSILAHPTLAEFDLSSLRAAVTGAASIPPVLIERMRRELGFKTVLTGYGLTESCGFATLCEASDDADTIATTCGRAMPGIEVRCIDGEGRTAAPNVPGEVAIRGYNIMRGYFNDEAGTREAVDAEGWLRTGDVGTLDERGYLRITDRLKDMYISGGFNCYPAEIERLLSAHPAIAQVAVVGMPDERMGEVGKAYVVLRGDAALTSAELVAWARQRMANYKAPCAVEFLRELPMNAAGKVLKHQLRRAV comes from the coding sequence ATGTCACTTTCTTCCTTATCATTCCAGGATACGACACCCTGTCTGTTGTCCACGGCCGTCGCGCGCTGGCCCGATGCCTGTGCGATTGATGACGGCCCGACGCGCCTGACCTACGCCGGGCTGGACGAACTGCGCTGGCGTGCGACGCGCGCCTTGATCGCGCTTGGCATCCGGCCCGGCGACCGGGTTGGCATCTGGGCGCCCAATATATGGGAATGGATCGTCGCCGCGCTCGCCATCCATAGCGCCGGCGCGGTACTGGTACCGATCAACACGCGCATGCGCGGCTACGAAGCAGCCGACATCCTGGATGACAGCGGCGCACGGCTATTGTTTTGCATCGGGGATTTTCTCGGCAGTTATTATCCGGATCTGCTGGCGGCCCATAAGCCGGCCACGCTGGAACGGGTGATCGTGCTGCGCGCGCGCGAAGCCGGCGACGACGGCTGGGAGCGTTTTCTGGAACAGGGCGACCGGATTTTGCAACAGGAGGCGCAGACGCGCGCCGAAGCGGTACAGCCGGACGACCTGTCGGACCTGATGTTTACCTCCGGCACCACCGGCCGGCCGAAAGGCGTAATGACCGCGCATGGACAAAACCTGCGCGCGATCGCCAGCTGGGGCAATGCGGTCGGCTTGACGGCAGGGGAGCGCTACCTGATTGTCGGGCCATTTTTCCATGCATTCGGTTACAAGGCCGGCTGGCTGGCGGCGCTGATGCATGGCGTCACCATCGTGCCGCAGCAGGTGTTCGACGCGGAAGCGGTGCTTGCGCGTATCGCCGGTGAGCGCATCAATATCCTGCCGGGGCCGCCGACGCTGTATCACAGCATCCTCGCGCATCCGACGCTGGCCGAATTCGACCTGTCCAGCCTGCGCGCGGCAGTCACCGGTGCCGCCAGCATTCCGCCGGTACTGATCGAACGCATGCGGCGCGAGCTCGGATTCAAGACGGTGCTGACCGGTTATGGACTGACCGAGTCGTGCGGTTTTGCCACGTTGTGCGAGGCGAGCGACGATGCGGACACGATCGCCACTACTTGCGGGCGGGCGATGCCCGGCATCGAGGTGCGCTGCATAGATGGGGAAGGGCGCACGGCAGCACCCAATGTTCCGGGAGAAGTCGCGATCCGCGGCTATAACATCATGCGCGGCTATTTCAATGACGAAGCCGGCACCCGCGAGGCGGTCGACGCGGAAGGCTGGTTGCGGACAGGCGATGTCGGCACACTCGATGAACGCGGCTATCTGCGCATTACCGACCGGCTCAAGGACATGTATATCAGCGGCGGTTTCAATTGCTATCCGGCGGAGATCGAACGCTTGCTGTCCGCCCATCCCGCGATTGCACAGGTTGCGGTGGTGGGTATGCCGGATGAGCGGATGGGAGAAGTGGGCAAGGCCTATGTGGTGTTGCGCGGCGATGCTGCGCTGACCAGTGCCGAACTGGTGGCATGGGCGCGGCAGCGGATGGCGAATTACAAGGCGCCGTGTGCGGTGGAGTTTTTGCGGGAACTGCCGATGAATGCGGCGGGGAAGGTATTGAAGCATCAGTTGCGGCGGGCTGTGTAA
- a CDS encoding ferredoxin--NADP reductase → MSELAEAAAPAVLNDGYHTLKIAEVIEETSDAKSLVFDIPASLTQRFQYRPGQFLTLRIPHQRGALARCYSLSSAPGIDTRLRVTVKRVADGRASNWICDQLRAGSTVEALPPAGVFVPRNLDDDFLLFAGGSGITPVLSIAKSALRNGDGRVTLIYANRDEKSVIFREVLRELGAAYPQRLTVLHWLDSVQGIPSSTQLQALAAPWRAAQCFICGPASFMDGARAALMALDVPRERMHIERFVSLDHDPGTQPVASPAAQEGTAAELEVMLDGTAHALQCKAGETLLDSMLRSGLAAPNSCRSGSCGACMCKVEKGEVSLRANAVLDSDDLAEGWTLACQGTAASTEIRIRFPD, encoded by the coding sequence ATGTCTGAGCTAGCCGAAGCAGCCGCGCCGGCCGTATTGAATGACGGCTATCACACGCTGAAGATCGCGGAAGTGATCGAAGAAACCAGCGATGCAAAGTCGCTGGTGTTCGACATTCCCGCATCGCTGACGCAGCGGTTCCAGTACCGGCCCGGCCAGTTCTTGACCTTGCGCATCCCGCATCAGCGGGGTGCGCTGGCGCGTTGCTATTCCCTGTCGAGCGCGCCCGGTATCGACACCAGGTTGCGCGTGACCGTCAAGCGGGTCGCCGACGGCCGTGCGTCCAACTGGATCTGCGATCAGCTGCGCGCGGGCAGTACGGTCGAAGCGTTGCCGCCGGCAGGCGTCTTCGTCCCACGCAACCTGGACGATGATTTTTTGCTATTCGCGGGCGGCAGCGGCATCACGCCGGTGCTGTCGATCGCCAAGTCTGCATTAAGGAATGGCGACGGACGCGTGACGCTGATCTATGCGAATCGCGATGAAAAATCCGTGATTTTTCGCGAGGTGTTGCGCGAACTGGGCGCTGCTTACCCGCAGCGGCTGACCGTGCTGCACTGGCTGGATTCGGTGCAAGGGATACCGAGCAGTACACAATTGCAGGCACTGGCCGCGCCATGGCGTGCCGCGCAATGCTTCATCTGCGGACCGGCCAGTTTCATGGACGGCGCACGCGCAGCCTTGATGGCGCTCGACGTGCCGCGCGAGCGGATGCATATCGAGCGCTTTGTCTCGCTCGACCACGATCCAGGCACGCAGCCTGTGGCATCGCCCGCAGCGCAAGAAGGGACAGCTGCCGAGCTGGAGGTGATGCTGGACGGGACCGCGCATGCATTGCAATGCAAAGCGGGCGAAACGCTGCTCGACAGCATGCTGCGCTCAGGCCTCGCAGCACCGAACTCCTGTCGCAGCGGTTCCTGCGGCGCCTGCATGTGCAAGGTCGAGAAAGGCGAAGTGTCGCTGCGCGCGAACGCGGTACTCGACAGTGACGACCTGGCGGAAGGCTGGACGCTCGCCTGCCAGGGAACGGCAGCAAGCACCGAGATTCGCATACGATTTCCGGATTAA
- a CDS encoding SDR family oxidoreductase has protein sequence MGRVNGKVVLVTGAASGVGKENALLLAREGAQVMLTDVNEEGVQAVAKEIGASAVAMRHDIASESDWKKVVSTTLEKFGKLDVLVNNAAILAMASIEDTSLELWQKIQKINADGYFLGCKFAVDAMKQNGGSIINMSSLAAIAGMAHFCAYSASKGSVTALTRSVAAHCKQRGYKIRCNSIHPDGILTPMVMNLMANVDPAAAVEVQGDPMARMCMPQDISNLVLFLASDESRFINGAELRIDNGQSSIDV, from the coding sequence CGCATTGCTGCTGGCGCGGGAAGGCGCGCAGGTGATGCTGACCGATGTCAATGAAGAAGGCGTGCAAGCGGTCGCCAAGGAAATCGGCGCAAGCGCCGTGGCGATGCGGCACGATATTGCAAGCGAATCCGACTGGAAGAAAGTCGTATCGACGACGCTGGAAAAATTCGGCAAGCTCGACGTGCTGGTCAACAATGCCGCCATTCTCGCCATGGCAAGCATCGAGGACACGTCACTGGAATTGTGGCAAAAGATCCAGAAGATCAATGCGGACGGTTATTTCCTTGGCTGTAAATTCGCGGTCGACGCCATGAAGCAGAATGGCGGTTCCATCATCAACATGTCGTCGCTGGCCGCCATCGCCGGCATGGCACATTTCTGCGCCTACAGCGCGTCGAAAGGCTCGGTCACCGCGCTGACACGCAGCGTGGCCGCGCATTGCAAACAGCGCGGCTACAAGATCCGCTGCAATTCGATCCACCCGGACGGTATTCTGACCCCGATGGTGATGAACCTGATGGCGAACGTCGATCCGGCAGCCGCTGTCGAAGTGCAAGGCGATCCGATGGCACGCATGTGCATGCCGCAGGACATTTCCAACCTGGTGCTCTTCCTCGCATCCGACGAATCGCGTTTCATTAACGGCGCAGAACTGCGCATTGACAATGGACAGTCTTCGATCGATGTCTGA